The following are encoded together in the bacterium genome:
- a CDS encoding DUF5693 family protein produces the protein MKRQVIAVLLLIVGLAAACFVAGSRARLESRNKAVELVLDYGEIQELAAASGISAKEAATRFKQAGATSVAIDEQTMADAIDSRLVVPYSDRHFAVAGGQAERIIPHLKMALPRIADRIISTPVDDGSGKSFTYLTLDASVPMEYLEQIPIGLDEDAIKTVRDAGLMPVARLVNYTGATPDAVNAILADVRQSGIKTVIFSGDQVLGFKGSVKETAKAFQHNNLYFGRVEFSKQKGEERLAYNLPANLIEVHSITQNEMPTMDQPSIVERFQKAVRERGVRMVYVRMYDTSSSAIVSNNAKYVNAIARGIRRDGYTLKSAHATGELAIPRQVRMVVGVGVAAGAILLLLSVFNLSAAAAWVWSIILIAGCAGLAGVGDTGQKAVALLAALVFPVLAAINAVNGSPDSPKTMPMPYLRTLGRFAGAVITTAAGGMLIVGLLSERDFMLRINQFAGVKLAHLLPVLVLALVFASRIAWVRGTWSAQKEKFIRTIKEVSSNPMLIWQVGLMAVLLVIVGIMVARSGNDAGMGVSPLELKFRAVLDKVLYVRPRTKEFLIGYPAVILGIAFALKGRRAWAAPLIVIGSIGLISALNTFCHIHTPIVLSLIRVLNGAVVGGLIGLILCRVFREQAA, from the coding sequence TTGAAAAGACAGGTTATCGCAGTATTGCTGCTTATCGTCGGGCTTGCGGCGGCATGCTTTGTCGCCGGAAGCAGAGCGCGTTTGGAATCCCGGAATAAAGCTGTCGAACTTGTTCTTGATTATGGAGAGATTCAGGAACTTGCAGCCGCCTCGGGAATATCTGCAAAAGAAGCAGCAACCAGATTCAAGCAGGCCGGAGCCACAAGCGTCGCCATAGATGAGCAGACCATGGCCGATGCCATCGATTCCAGATTGGTTGTGCCATACAGTGACCGGCATTTCGCGGTTGCAGGAGGGCAGGCCGAGCGTATTATCCCGCACCTGAAAATGGCTCTGCCGAGGATTGCCGACCGCATCATAAGCACCCCGGTTGATGACGGTTCAGGCAAGTCGTTTACATATCTGACGCTGGATGCCTCGGTTCCTATGGAATATCTCGAACAGATCCCCATCGGTCTCGATGAGGATGCCATAAAGACCGTGCGCGACGCTGGTCTGATGCCCGTTGCCAGGCTCGTCAACTATACTGGCGCGACTCCTGACGCGGTAAATGCAATTCTTGCGGATGTCAGGCAAAGCGGCATCAAGACTGTGATATTTTCAGGCGACCAGGTCCTCGGGTTCAAAGGATCAGTCAAGGAAACCGCCAAAGCATTTCAACACAACAACCTCTACTTCGGGCGAGTCGAGTTTTCCAAGCAAAAAGGAGAAGAGAGGCTGGCATATAACCTGCCTGCAAACCTGATCGAAGTCCACAGCATCACTCAAAACGAGATGCCGACCATGGACCAGCCGAGCATTGTCGAACGGTTCCAGAAAGCTGTTCGAGAACGAGGCGTAAGGATGGTTTATGTGCGCATGTATGACACATCTTCGAGCGCCATTGTCTCAAACAATGCAAAATATGTGAATGCAATTGCACGCGGCATTCGCAGAGACGGATATACCCTGAAGTCTGCGCATGCGACGGGTGAACTCGCGATACCCAGACAGGTGCGCATGGTTGTGGGGGTCGGCGTAGCGGCGGGAGCGATACTGCTGTTACTTTCGGTATTTAACCTTTCTGCAGCGGCGGCCTGGGTCTGGTCGATAATATTGATTGCCGGTTGTGCGGGTCTGGCAGGGGTTGGAGACACGGGTCAGAAGGCTGTGGCGCTGCTTGCGGCACTGGTGTTTCCGGTGTTGGCGGCCATTAATGCCGTTAATGGATCGCCGGACTCGCCAAAGACTATGCCAATGCCGTATTTGCGGACTCTCGGGCGTTTTGCCGGGGCTGTCATCACGACTGCTGCGGGTGGAATGCTCATTGTGGGGCTGCTCAGCGAACGCGATTTCATGCTTCGGATCAATCAGTTTGCCGGTGTCAAACTCGCTCATCTGCTGCCGGTGCTGGTGCTTGCGCTGGTCTTTGCATCTCGCATTGCCTGGGTGAGGGGCACATGGAGCGCTCAGAAAGAAAAGTTTATCCGCACGATTAAGGAAGTGTCGTCGAACCCGATGTTGATCTGGCAGGTCGGACTTATGGCCGTGCTTTTGGTCATCGTTGGTATTATGGTCGCAAGGTCGGGCAACGATGCCGGAATGGGGGTCAGCCCGCTTGAGCTGAAGTTCAGAGCCGTTCTGGACAAGGTCCTCTACGTCCGCCCTCGAACGAAAGAGTTCCTGATCGGCTATCCTGCTGTGATTCTCGGCATTGCCTTTGCGCTCAAAGGGCGCAGGGCTTGGGCTGCGCCGCTTATCGTGATCGGCTCCATCGGCCTTATTTCAGCGCTCAACACGTTCTGCCATATCCATACGCCAATCGTTCTGAGCCTGATAAGAGTGCTCAACGGTGCCGTTGTCGGCGGACTGATTGGTCTTATTCTCTGCCGGGTCTTTCGTGAACAGGCTGCATGA
- a CDS encoding dipeptide epimerase, translating to MQCIDDINARCIDLPLKETFETSQRTATSSPVVIVELISGGTTGYGEATPVRYVTGEDITSVINDISAAASALRGARLNEYRLSSKKLAEVLPYGRSARAGIEMAIFDAFCKSLGIPLYAYLGGAPLRIETDVTIPICSPEHAREKAIEMAGIGFRQFKIKVGKREDEDIARVKAIAEGAPGCRFIIDANQGFTPARAVEFIDELLGQGLNIRAFEQPVDAADLDGMRLVTERSSVPVFADESAQSPSDVIDIIHYGAAKGVNVKIQKSGMVGALEIKSICRAAKLGLMFGCMLESKIGQSAACHIGCGTNAFTVFDLDSDMLIADQPVKGGAARRGPILKVSDRPGLGCEIMC from the coding sequence ATGCAGTGTATTGATGATATAAATGCGCGCTGTATTGACCTGCCGCTAAAAGAGACATTTGAGACCTCACAACGCACAGCCACGTCTTCGCCTGTTGTCATTGTGGAGTTGATATCGGGCGGCACGACTGGTTACGGAGAGGCTACACCCGTTCGATATGTGACCGGCGAGGACATCACGAGCGTAATCAACGATATCTCTGCGGCTGCAAGTGCGCTTCGTGGAGCAAGGCTGAACGAGTATAGGCTTTCATCGAAGAAACTTGCCGAAGTGCTGCCGTATGGAAGATCTGCCAGAGCCGGGATCGAAATGGCAATTTTTGATGCGTTTTGCAAGAGTCTCGGCATACCCTTATATGCGTATCTGGGCGGCGCGCCTTTGAGGATCGAGACGGACGTCACCATACCAATCTGCAGTCCCGAGCATGCCCGCGAAAAGGCTATTGAAATGGCCGGCATAGGTTTCAGGCAGTTTAAGATCAAGGTCGGCAAGCGCGAAGACGAAGACATTGCACGGGTGAAAGCGATTGCCGAGGGCGCGCCTGGGTGCAGGTTCATAATAGACGCCAACCAGGGCTTTACTCCTGCGAGAGCGGTTGAGTTTATAGACGAACTGCTTGGTCAGGGTCTAAATATCAGAGCATTCGAGCAGCCCGTGGATGCAGCCGACCTGGATGGGATGCGCCTCGTTACGGAGAGATCCAGCGTGCCTGTATTTGCCGATGAGTCTGCTCAAAGTCCGTCTGATGTGATCGATATCATACACTACGGAGCTGCAAAGGGCGTAAATGTCAAGATTCAGAAGTCCGGCATGGTGGGAGCGCTGGAGATCAAGTCGATATGCCGTGCAGCGAAGCTGGGGCTGATGTTCGGCTGTATGCTCGAATCCAAGATAGGCCAGTCGGCGGCATGCCACATAGGCTGTGGAACAAATGCATTTACAGTCTTTGACCTGGACTCCGATATGCTGATCGCCGATCAGCCTGTAAAGGGTGGGGCTGCAAGACGAGGACCTATTCTCAAAGTGTCAGACAGGCCGGGGCTTGGTTGCGAGATTATGTGTTGA
- the lptC gene encoding LPS export ABC transporter periplasmic protein LptC, whose product MGRIAHKRIAAITVVILALLAWAFRHYAPYSRQNIVRQPPAVVLEMEDVSLVGLGHDGKLWSAKAKKVEIGQNRSIAKLREIDSGRIYDGSKVVLKAKAGKAVYNASSRDLALSRGVEILGTDGQRVAGEGFVWNSAASSLRSMGGVSFQTDRCKASVDRLAVDMKSKELKMWNVNVKIKLNGTQNNPLEAQ is encoded by the coding sequence ATGGGACGTATAGCACACAAACGAATAGCCGCGATTACTGTGGTAATACTTGCTTTATTGGCATGGGCTTTTAGGCACTATGCGCCATATTCGCGGCAAAATATAGTCAGGCAGCCTCCCGCTGTTGTCCTGGAAATGGAGGATGTCAGCCTTGTCGGACTTGGGCATGACGGAAAGCTGTGGAGTGCCAAAGCAAAAAAAGTAGAGATCGGTCAGAACCGTTCCATAGCAAAGCTGCGCGAGATCGACAGCGGCAGGATATATGACGGCTCAAAAGTCGTGCTCAAGGCAAAAGCAGGCAAGGCTGTTTATAACGCTTCCAGCAGGGACCTGGCTCTTAGCAGGGGTGTGGAGATACTCGGAACGGATGGCCAGAGAGTGGCCGGAGAGGGTTTTGTATGGAACTCCGCGGCATCCTCGCTGCGTAGCATGGGAGGAGTCAGCTTTCAGACTGATAGGTGCAAAGCTTCGGTCGACAGGTTGGCTGTTGACATGAAAAGCAAAGAGCTGAAGATGTGGAACGTTAATGTGAAGATAAAGCTCAATGGCACTCAGAACAATCCTCTGGAGGCGCAATAG
- a CDS encoding BON domain-containing protein has protein sequence MVTHKDRQIEEQVTVTLRNDSRIDLSEISVHVDDGVVYLTGTVDSAAEKKAAWEDLQAATGIDRVVDELVIRNYIDRSDEELRHSVKQFLIRDIDVDANPIDVEARDGVVTLKGRVASYAQKVEAECVAWWIPGVTDVISHLEVDGIFDPLAEETDY, from the coding sequence ATGGTCACGCACAAAGACAGGCAGATTGAGGAACAAGTCACTGTTACACTGAGGAACGATTCGCGTATCGACCTGAGCGAGATAAGTGTGCATGTCGATGATGGGGTGGTATATCTGACCGGCACTGTCGACAGCGCAGCCGAAAAAAAAGCCGCATGGGAAGATTTGCAGGCCGCCACAGGTATAGATCGGGTCGTCGACGAGCTTGTGATTCGCAATTATATTGACCGCAGCGATGAAGAGCTGCGACACTCCGTCAAGCAGTTCCTAATCCGCGATATTGACGTGGATGCCAACCCGATAGATGTCGAGGCAAGAGACGGTGTTGTGACGCTGAAGGGCAGGGTGGCATCGTATGCGCAGAAAGTGGAGGCCGAGTGCGTGGCATGGTGGATACCGGGCGTCACCGATGTGATCAGCCATCTGGAGGTGGACGGCATCTTCGACCCATTGGCTGAGGAAACGGACTATTAG
- a CDS encoding PAS domain S-box protein — MEIVNAFRMDGLSEAAIFVSQDSNLYTLDDLYGLDEPAGLACVAPLAKQSIETGKVQHCSNEDGMMAVAYPVWLRYRGKSYLKGCLAGSPPKPVTRNMLKSCGYIMGIVADSLTEKISAAFLSDIVNRDRRELEERLKIVDNTIVDVINSVSAAFVLISSDMTVAWHNNMLSKMCGHANIVGKVCHKEIWSSNNICAGCMVKQTLETGKPQSGNIRVGSASRGTHYYKVATAPVFNESGEVKYVLELVQDITEAWETESELARYKRLVNNSDDLMFICNGKLEILAANHKFLECTQYKEREITGMSVFSISPQHELERTLKTSDTLRTTGMMMNFGQILKKDGSIIPVQMFFTYDSKADIYEAVLKDMSERMRLEQEIRTRSEELQAQNSKAMAAIEEKNRFFRNVSHELRTPLTSIIGFAELLLEDTQEPLSERQKAQLGRVVGNSHKLLAMVNDLLDLSRLDAGRMRLECGNVNVEEMLGQIVCNMMPLAQNKKLSVSVSIPKKLPVIITDEQKLGQIVVNLLSNAIKFTQSGGVTIKAVKNAKFISISVSDTGVGIPEGELEEIFMEFSRGSASNVGTGLGLAIARRLAGFLGGEISVSSKVGVGSTFMLKMPIMQKKDSRCAV; from the coding sequence ATGGAAATTGTAAATGCTTTTCGTATGGACGGATTGTCGGAAGCCGCCATATTTGTCAGTCAAGACTCCAACTTATATACGCTTGACGATCTTTACGGTCTTGATGAACCAGCCGGTCTGGCGTGTGTAGCCCCACTTGCAAAACAGTCAATTGAGACCGGTAAAGTTCAACATTGTAGCAATGAAGACGGCATGATGGCTGTAGCATATCCCGTATGGCTCCGCTATCGTGGAAAATCTTATCTAAAGGGATGCCTTGCTGGTTCTCCGCCAAAGCCTGTGACTCGAAACATGTTAAAATCATGCGGCTATATTATGGGGATAGTTGCAGATTCACTCACGGAGAAAATTTCCGCAGCATTCCTGTCGGACATCGTGAACAGGGATCGTCGTGAACTTGAAGAAAGACTTAAAATAGTTGACAATACCATTGTGGATGTGATAAACAGCGTATCGGCTGCGTTCGTGCTTATCAGCAGTGATATGACGGTTGCCTGGCACAACAATATGCTGAGCAAAATGTGTGGTCATGCAAATATTGTCGGCAAAGTCTGTCACAAAGAGATTTGGTCCAGCAACAATATATGTGCCGGCTGTATGGTTAAACAGACGCTTGAGACCGGCAAGCCACAATCAGGAAACATTCGCGTCGGTTCAGCCTCAAGAGGAACTCATTATTATAAAGTTGCGACTGCGCCTGTTTTCAATGAATCCGGTGAGGTTAAATACGTGCTTGAGCTTGTTCAAGATATCACGGAGGCATGGGAGACTGAGTCCGAGCTTGCGCGCTATAAACGTCTTGTCAATAATTCAGATGATTTGATGTTCATATGCAATGGAAAGCTGGAGATATTGGCTGCAAACCACAAATTTTTGGAATGCACCCAGTACAAGGAACGAGAGATTACTGGTATGAGTGTATTCAGCATATCTCCGCAGCATGAACTTGAAAGGACGCTCAAGACCTCGGATACACTTCGCACCACCGGCATGATGATGAATTTTGGGCAAATTTTGAAAAAGGACGGCAGCATCATACCGGTTCAGATGTTTTTTACGTACGACAGCAAAGCCGACATCTATGAGGCTGTGCTCAAGGATATGTCAGAGCGAATGCGTCTTGAACAGGAAATACGCACAAGGTCCGAGGAACTGCAGGCACAAAATTCAAAGGCAATGGCAGCGATTGAGGAGAAGAATCGTTTCTTCCGCAATGTCTCGCATGAGCTGAGGACCCCTCTGACATCCATCATAGGTTTTGCGGAACTGCTTTTGGAAGACACTCAGGAGCCATTGTCCGAGCGTCAAAAGGCTCAATTAGGCAGGGTTGTGGGCAATTCGCACAAGCTCCTGGCGATGGTCAATGACCTATTAGACTTAAGCAGGCTCGATGCAGGAAGAATGCGTCTGGAGTGTGGAAATGTCAATGTCGAGGAGATGCTGGGTCAGATCGTCTGTAATATGATGCCTCTTGCTCAAAATAAAAAATTGAGTGTCAGCGTAAGCATCCCCAAAAAGCTGCCCGTCATTATAACAGATGAGCAAAAGCTGGGGCAGATCGTGGTAAACCTGCTTTCCAACGCCATTAAATTTACTCAAAGCGGCGGTGTTACTATCAAAGCCGTCAAAAACGCTAAGTTCATATCCATTTCGGTAAGCGATACAGGTGTCGGCATTCCTGAGGGCGAGTTGGAAGAAATATTTATGGAATTCAGCCGTGGAAGCGCGAGTAATGTTGGCACAGGCTTAGGCCTTGCTATAGCAAGACGGCTTGCCGGATTCCTGGGCGGGGAAATAAGCGTAAGCAGCAAAGTTGGCGTGGGATCGACGTTCATGCTCAAAATGCCTATTATGCAAAAAAAAGACTCGCGCTGTGCGGTATAA
- a CDS encoding MarC family protein, whose product MDFQSFITELGTLAVAFIIVLDPLGALPILVSLDSCLSTKERRGLTYRVIIGATILLLVFIFTGTFMLSLFNITLDDMRIGGGLLLVIIAINLVVHGRVSSDQSEEYRAAIVPLISPLLIGPGAITVAVVLATIHGVWITSIAALIAMFICLITFMATGVIHRVIGDSGTALVSRLMGVLIVTIGVSYIRIGVLHLINR is encoded by the coding sequence ATGGATTTCCAATCATTTATAACTGAGTTGGGGACACTTGCGGTTGCGTTTATCATAGTGCTCGACCCACTGGGAGCACTGCCTATCCTGGTGAGCCTGGATTCTTGCCTGAGCACAAAGGAGAGGCGCGGCCTTACATACCGAGTAATAATCGGAGCCACCATTTTGCTCCTGGTGTTCATTTTTACCGGCACGTTTATGTTGTCCCTGTTCAATATCACACTCGATGACATGCGCATCGGCGGCGGTCTACTGCTGGTAATTATAGCTATCAATCTTGTAGTTCATGGCAGAGTCAGCTCAGACCAGTCCGAGGAATATCGCGCCGCAATTGTGCCGTTGATATCGCCGCTTTTGATAGGTCCGGGTGCAATTACCGTGGCAGTCGTTCTGGCAACGATCCATGGAGTCTGGATAACGAGCATAGCCGCGCTCATTGCCATGTTCATATGCCTGATTACTTTTATGGCTACTGGCGTCATTCATCGTGTTATAGGTGATTCCGGGACCGCTCTGGTAAGCCGACTTATGGGTGTATTGATAGTGACGATCGGTGTAAGCTACATCAGAATCGGGGTCCTGCACTTAATAAACAGATAG
- the csaB gene encoding polysaccharide pyruvyl transferase CsaB: MSKRIVISGYYGFGNTGDEAVLDGMLAAFRNLGLDVEITVLSADPTRTIAEHPGVISMHRYSPGAVINAIRRADLVISGGGSLIQDVTSARSAQYYLYVLRLAQFLRRPTMVYAQGIGPLDRPNIRRYAARILNKTKLITVRDSDSRTLLESMGVSIPPVHVTSDPSFLVEPDLEAANDLLDKHGLQSRALMGVSLRPWITNDWLHAAIDGISSACEELDVTAVVIPMQESEDMEVGTKLSKGVMVGCGGNPRTIKAVIAGCGLMVGMRLHSLIFAADVGVACVPIAYDPKITAFASSIGRGPGMDVNSPDAGKLRDAIVTAWHEREALGVSVGEHAKHMREMALESGKMAAGLLEQ; the protein is encoded by the coding sequence ATGTCCAAGAGGATCGTAATCTCAGGCTATTACGGGTTCGGCAACACGGGCGATGAGGCGGTGCTGGACGGCATGCTGGCAGCGTTTCGCAATCTTGGTCTGGATGTCGAGATCACGGTGCTCTCTGCCGATCCTACCCGCACGATTGCCGAGCATCCGGGTGTGATATCCATGCACAGATACAGCCCTGGCGCGGTAATAAATGCGATCCGCAGAGCTGATCTGGTCATCAGCGGCGGCGGCAGCCTGATCCAGGATGTTACCAGCGCAAGGTCGGCGCAATATTATCTGTATGTACTCAGACTGGCGCAGTTTCTCAGACGGCCTACGATGGTATATGCGCAGGGCATCGGACCACTGGACAGACCCAACATCCGTCGGTATGCAGCTCGCATTCTAAACAAAACGAAGCTGATTACCGTGCGCGACAGCGATTCCAGAACGCTTCTGGAGTCCATGGGTGTAAGCATCCCGCCGGTGCATGTGACAAGCGACCCATCTTTTTTGGTGGAACCCGATCTGGAGGCCGCGAACGATCTGTTGGATAAACACGGCCTGCAGAGCAGGGCGCTCATGGGTGTGTCACTGAGGCCATGGATTACCAATGACTGGCTGCATGCAGCAATAGACGGCATATCATCTGCGTGCGAGGAGCTTGATGTCACTGCTGTGGTGATCCCTATGCAGGAATCAGAGGACATGGAGGTAGGTACAAAGCTCTCAAAAGGCGTGATGGTTGGATGTGGAGGAAATCCGCGAACCATTAAGGCTGTAATTGCCGGGTGCGGCCTGATGGTGGGGATGCGGCTCCACTCATTGATATTTGCGGCTGATGTGGGTGTCGCATGTGTCCCTATAGCGTATGACCCGAAGATCACAGCATTCGCAAGCTCAATAGGGCGGGGGCCGGGTATGGATGTGAACTCGCCTGATGCCGGCAAATTAAGGGATGCGATTGTTACTGCATGGCATGAACGCGAGGCGCTGGGTGTGAGTGTTGGTGAGCATGCCAAACATATGCGCGAAATGGCGCTTGAGTCAGGGAAGATGGCTGCAGGGCTTCTGGAACAATAG
- a CDS encoding rhomboid family intramembrane serine protease produces the protein MIPLADDNPTRTRPYVVYVLILLNILVYLYDRMGAIGQFGRLYDWSLIPSFLMTGAPVTKEIGVISDGMQRVIDITYTGLHPRWLTIFSSMFMHGSLVHIGGNMLYLWIFGNNIEDSLGHGRFIFFYLVCGLAAAVGQVILNISSTVPMVGASGAIAGVLGAYLILYPRQDIRTLVFLGFFWTFIEVPALFVLGVWFATQLFGLAGSGGMVGGGVAYGAHVGGFIAGVILIIIFGGRRLKGPRRYCRRQSTYDYASRRWE, from the coding sequence GTGATCCCACTTGCCGACGACAACCCGACACGAACCAGACCATACGTGGTCTATGTTCTGATATTGCTTAACATACTGGTCTATTTATATGATCGCATGGGGGCTATAGGTCAGTTCGGCAGACTTTATGATTGGTCATTGATCCCCAGTTTTTTGATGACCGGTGCGCCAGTGACAAAGGAGATAGGTGTCATCTCCGACGGCATGCAGAGGGTGATCGATATAACATACACCGGGCTTCATCCCAGGTGGCTCACGATTTTCAGCTCAATGTTTATGCACGGCAGCCTGGTACATATTGGCGGCAACATGCTCTATCTGTGGATATTCGGTAACAATATCGAGGACAGCCTGGGGCATGGACGGTTCATTTTCTTTTATCTGGTATGCGGCTTGGCTGCGGCAGTCGGGCAAGTAATTCTTAATATCAGCTCCACAGTGCCGATGGTCGGCGCAAGCGGAGCCATTGCCGGTGTATTGGGCGCTTACCTGATACTCTATCCTCGACAGGACATCAGAACACTGGTATTTCTGGGCTTCTTCTGGACATTTATCGAAGTGCCGGCTCTTTTCGTGCTTGGAGTATGGTTTGCCACACAGCTATTTGGCCTTGCCGGAAGCGGCGGAATGGTTGGCGGCGGTGTAGCATATGGAGCGCATGTCGGCGGTTTTATTGCCGGAGTCATATTGATAATCATCTTTGGTGGGCGCAGGCTCAAAGGTCCGAGGCGCTATTGTCGACGCCAGTCGACATACGATTATGCCTCGCGCAGATGGGAGTAG
- a CDS encoding sodium-translocating pyrophosphatase, with the protein MHCESKTHSRLGRMFIGLVSMVLLGIVLPSAAFASEAITLPKFEELSIMWPSVLAVFVCAVIGLLFGLMWFRAINKEDPGSKGMVGVAKAVQEGALAYLKKQVATMSVFVIIIAIGLIFLYKNVEGFGGTDRVFHVIPIYVGVSFAFILGVAASYLAGFIGMMMAVRANVRVANAALSSFKHALYVAFRAGGVSGMATVGLGLMGACAVFYLFGNESMKVLIGFGFGGCLAALFMRIGGGIYTKAADVGADLVGKVEQSIPEDDPRNAATIADNVGDNVGDCAGMAADIFESYEVTLVAAIILGAAASTTLGLGAAGLALVVYPLLIRAWGVVASIIGIYSVKGSDDMDMNPMVPINKGFIIASIFATIGFFGLSYYVFEMKVPVAGFEWWRFALANLSGIILSVIIDKMTEHFTAIDGKPVTECAKSAKTGPATIILSGFASGLESSVWGIVAICLAILASVLLFKGDAAMAAYGIALSGLGLLTTTGFMLAMDTYGPISDNANGIFEMSGALKDEGEDSNAEKIVAKLDAVGNTTKALTKGLAIATAVIAATALFRSFMADAGLLNVGIRIDITNVFIGLLIGGAVPFLFSSFAINAVTRAAFDLVQEVRRQFREIVGIMDYDPRSGSDKGKPDYQKCVAISTSAAQKELMSPAVLAVSAPILVGFGLGFGDMNGAAALGGFLAGTIVTGQLMAVLLSNAGGLWDNAKKKIEDGMFGGKGTPEHKAAVVGDTVGDPFKDTAGPALNPMIKVMNLVAVLLAPIVIQPMSNAVRATITIVALLALTGATLWSKRGGLDVDTNEPSNPSSTPDDERETVTV; encoded by the coding sequence ATGCACTGCGAGTCCAAGACTCATAGCAGGCTTGGCAGAATGTTTATCGGGCTCGTCTCGATGGTTCTGCTGGGCATAGTGCTACCGTCCGCGGCATTCGCCAGCGAAGCAATCACGCTTCCGAAATTCGAGGAACTGTCCATTATGTGGCCCTCAGTTTTGGCGGTATTTGTCTGCGCGGTTATCGGTCTGTTGTTTGGGTTGATGTGGTTTAGAGCCATCAACAAGGAAGATCCGGGATCAAAGGGTATGGTCGGTGTAGCCAAGGCTGTTCAGGAAGGCGCACTGGCATATCTAAAAAAGCAAGTAGCCACGATGTCCGTCTTCGTGATTATCATTGCTATCGGCCTGATATTCCTATATAAGAATGTTGAGGGATTCGGCGGCACTGACCGCGTCTTCCATGTCATTCCTATCTATGTTGGTGTGAGCTTTGCGTTTATTCTCGGCGTGGCCGCATCGTATCTTGCGGGATTCATCGGTATGATGATGGCCGTGCGCGCAAATGTTCGCGTTGCCAATGCCGCTCTTTCGAGTTTCAAGCATGCGCTTTATGTGGCGTTCCGCGCGGGCGGCGTCTCCGGTATGGCGACAGTCGGTCTAGGTCTGATGGGTGCTTGTGCTGTCTTCTACCTCTTCGGCAATGAGTCGATGAAGGTCCTTATTGGATTCGGTTTTGGTGGATGTCTTGCCGCCCTCTTTATGAGGATCGGCGGTGGTATATATACAAAGGCTGCTGACGTGGGCGCCGACCTTGTAGGCAAGGTCGAACAGAGTATTCCTGAGGACGATCCTCGAAATGCCGCCACTATCGCCGATAACGTCGGTGACAACGTCGGCGACTGCGCCGGTATGGCTGCCGATATCTTCGAGAGCTATGAAGTCACTCTCGTTGCCGCGATTATTCTCGGCGCCGCCGCATCGACCACACTCGGTCTTGGTGCTGCCGGTCTGGCGCTGGTTGTCTACCCGCTTCTCATCAGAGCTTGGGGTGTGGTTGCGTCGATCATCGGCATCTACAGTGTCAAGGGTTCTGATGATATGGATATGAACCCGATGGTGCCTATCAACAAGGGATTTATAATCGCATCGATTTTTGCGACGATTGGTTTCTTTGGCCTCAGCTACTACGTTTTTGAGATGAAGGTCCCGGTTGCCGGTTTCGAGTGGTGGAGATTTGCTCTTGCGAACCTCAGTGGTATCATCCTGTCCGTGATCATCGACAAGATGACCGAGCACTTCACTGCAATCGACGGCAAACCTGTCACCGAGTGCGCCAAGTCTGCAAAGACCGGTCCGGCTACGATCATACTTTCCGGTTTTGCTTCCGGTCTTGAGTCGAGTGTCTGGGGAATAGTCGCGATTTGTCTCGCAATCCTTGCCAGCGTGCTGCTCTTCAAGGGCGACGCTGCGATGGCTGCCTACGGAATCGCACTTTCCGGTCTTGGACTCCTGACCACCACAGGCTTCATGCTTGCGATGGACACATATGGCCCGATCTCCGATAACGCCAACGGCATCTTCGAGATGTCCGGTGCTTTGAAGGACGAGGGTGAGGACTCCAACGCCGAAAAGATCGTTGCCAAGCTCGACGCGGTGGGCAACACGACCAAGGCTCTCACCAAGGGTCTGGCTATCGCAACCGCTGTTATTGCGGCTACGGCTTTATTTAGATCATTTATGGCTGACGCCGGTCTGCTGAATGTTGGTATCCGCATCGACATCACAAACGTCTTTATCGGTCTGCTGATCGGCGGCGCGGTGCCGTTCCTGTTCAGTTCATTCGCCATCAATGCGGTAACCCGTGCGGCATTCGACCTGGTGCAGGAAGTCCGCAGACAGTTCCGTGAGATCGTGGGTATTATGGACTATGATCCACGAAGCGGTTCCGACAAGGGCAAGCCTGACTACCAGAAGTGCGTTGCTATCTCCACTTCTGCTGCTCAGAAAGAGCTGATGAGTCCTGCAGTTTTGGCTGTCAGCGCGCCGATCTTGGTCGGTTTCGGCCTGGGTTTTGGTGATATGAACGGTGCTGCGGCTCTCGGTGGATTCCTTGCAGGAACAATCGTCACAGGTCAGTTGATGGCGGTTCTCCTTTCCAACGCGGGTGGTCTCTGGGACAACGCTAAGAAGAAGATCGAAGATGGTATGTTCGGCGGCAAGGGCACACCCGAGCACAAGGCTGCTGTCGTCGGCGACACGGTCGGCGATCCGTTCAAGGATACTGCCGGTCCGGCTCTCAACCCGATGATAAAGGTTATGAACCTGGTCGCGGTGCTGCTGGCTCCGATTGTCATACAGCCGATGTCGAATGCAGTGCGTGCAACGATTACGATAGTTGCGCTGCTCGCTCTGACTGGTGCGACACTCTGGAGCAAGCGCGGCGGACTTGATGTGGATACGAATGAACCATCAAACCCTAGTTCAACACCCGATGACGAACGCGAGACGGTAACAGTCTAA